In Geobacter anodireducens, a genomic segment contains:
- a CDS encoding 3-octaprenyl-4-hydroxybenzoate carboxy-lyase, with protein MGYRNLQECVKELERTGQLIRIDVETDPYLEIGAIQRRVYHAEGPALLFTRAKGCRFPLLGNLFGTMDRTTFIFRDTLRVIERLVALKINPTALLRDPVGHLGIPRAALHLLPRQVSDGPILANHATIDQLPPLVSWPKDGGPFVTLPQVYSESPGRPGFRFSNLGMYRVQLSGNEYAPNQEVGIHYQIHRGIGVHHAEAIARGEPLKVSVFVGGAPSMAVAAVMPLPEGLPELSFAGLLAGRRIDMICRPDRLPLPAEADFVITGTIDPNRTLPEGPFGDHLGYYSLAHPFPVLTVENVYHRADAIWPFTTVGRPPQEDTTFGAFIHELTGALIPEVLPGVKAVHAVDAAGVHPLLLAVGSERYVPYEEERTPRELLTIASAILGNGQLSLAKYLFIAPHEDEPPDIHDIDGFIRFALERADWRRDLHFHTRTTIDTLDYSGTGLNEGSKVIVAAAGPPRRELPGELPVGLRLPDGFSAPRVCFPGVLAVQGPAFPGYRDCVTPDMERFCAGISVDDPLNRFPLVVIVDDSDFAARTLNNFLWVTFTRSNPAADIHGIGASVRCKHWGCDGALVIDARTKPHHAPPLEDVPEIERRVDELGAPGGPLHGII; from the coding sequence ATGGGTTATCGCAATCTGCAGGAATGTGTGAAGGAACTGGAACGGACCGGCCAGTTGATCAGGATCGACGTGGAAACCGATCCGTACCTCGAAATCGGCGCCATCCAGCGCCGCGTCTACCATGCGGAGGGGCCGGCCCTCCTGTTCACGCGGGCGAAGGGGTGCCGCTTTCCCCTGTTGGGGAACCTGTTCGGCACCATGGACCGCACTACCTTCATCTTCCGAGACACCCTGCGCGTCATTGAGCGTCTCGTGGCTCTCAAGATCAATCCCACGGCACTCCTGCGGGATCCCGTGGGGCACCTCGGCATTCCCCGGGCGGCGCTTCACCTTCTGCCGCGCCAGGTATCGGACGGGCCGATTCTCGCCAATCACGCAACCATCGATCAACTTCCTCCTTTGGTTTCCTGGCCCAAGGACGGCGGGCCTTTTGTGACGCTGCCCCAGGTCTATTCCGAAAGCCCGGGCCGGCCCGGATTCCGCTTCTCCAACCTGGGAATGTACCGCGTTCAACTTTCGGGGAACGAGTATGCGCCGAACCAGGAGGTCGGAATCCACTACCAGATCCATCGGGGGATCGGCGTCCACCATGCCGAGGCGATCGCCCGGGGTGAGCCCCTGAAGGTGAGCGTCTTCGTGGGCGGGGCACCCTCCATGGCCGTGGCGGCGGTCATGCCGCTCCCCGAGGGGCTGCCGGAACTTTCCTTTGCCGGGCTCCTGGCCGGACGCCGCATCGACATGATCTGCCGCCCCGACCGCCTTCCCCTTCCGGCTGAGGCGGATTTCGTCATCACCGGCACCATCGACCCGAACCGGACGCTCCCCGAGGGTCCCTTCGGCGATCACCTGGGGTATTACAGCCTCGCCCATCCGTTCCCGGTCCTCACGGTCGAGAACGTGTACCATCGTGCCGACGCCATCTGGCCCTTCACCACCGTCGGCCGCCCTCCCCAGGAGGACACCACCTTCGGCGCCTTTATCCATGAACTGACCGGCGCCCTGATCCCCGAGGTGCTTCCCGGGGTGAAGGCGGTTCATGCCGTGGACGCGGCCGGGGTCCATCCCCTGCTGCTGGCCGTGGGCTCAGAACGCTACGTTCCCTATGAAGAGGAACGCACCCCCCGGGAGCTTCTCACCATTGCCAGCGCCATCCTGGGCAACGGCCAGCTCTCCCTGGCCAAGTACCTCTTCATCGCCCCCCATGAGGACGAGCCCCCCGACATCCACGACATCGACGGTTTTATCCGCTTTGCCCTGGAGCGGGCCGACTGGCGGCGCGACCTTCACTTCCATACCCGCACCACCATCGACACGCTCGACTATTCGGGCACGGGCCTGAACGAGGGGTCAAAGGTCATCGTCGCGGCGGCAGGTCCACCAAGGCGTGAACTGCCCGGCGAGCTACCTGTCGGGCTGCGCCTTCCCGACGGGTTTAGCGCGCCCCGGGTCTGCTTCCCCGGCGTTCTGGCGGTGCAGGGCCCCGCCTTCCCCGGCTACCGCGACTGCGTTACCCCGGACATGGAGCGCTTCTGCGCGGGCATCTCCGTCGACGATCCCCTCAACCGCTTTCCCCTGGTGGTCATCGTGGACGACAGCGATTTTGCCGCCCGGACCCTCAATAATTTCCTCTGGGTCACCTTTACCCGCTCCAATCCCGCAGCGGACATCCACGGCATCGGCGCCTCGGTCCGCTGCAAGCACTGGGGGTGCGACGGCGCACTGGTCATCGATGCCCGCACCAAGCCGCACCATGCGCCGCCCCTGGAGGATGTCCCCGAGATTGAACGGCGGGTCGATGAGCTTGGTGCCCCCGGAGGTCCGTTGCACGGCATCATCTGA
- a CDS encoding RNA-binding protein hfq — translation MAKAPFNIQDQYLNQSRKERIKVAVRLMSGEKLEGYIKSFDNFSVLMEIQGDMLIYKHAISSITSVDGHFRLHQ, via the coding sequence ATGGCGAAAGCACCATTCAATATTCAGGACCAGTACCTCAACCAGTCGCGCAAGGAGCGAATCAAGGTCGCCGTGCGGCTCATGTCGGGCGAAAAGCTTGAGGGATACATCAAGTCGTTCGACAATTTTTCAGTGCTCATGGAGATTCAGGGTGACATGCTCATCTACAAGCACGCCATTTCCTCCATCACCTCAGTGGACGGCCACTTCAGGCTGCATCAGTAG
- a CDS encoding PEP-CTERM sorting domain-containing protein, with amino-acid sequence MKKTLSALVLLAMLVALPALGNATPYAPTSSLIQSFGYISENPVTAGTKLFDVQALDNGAKFIGNIYPTTTGTWAEIRLGTTGAFDLSSYDSFMLQIGNFNENPWAYNLYLTGQTNGVDYYVQSAWSTINNGGTGTLAFDFTGLNVDLSKVTGIGFNIGAIVPLPGQDYTFETIAAPVPEPGTIMLLGAGLVGVGLYIRRKRA; translated from the coding sequence ATGAAAAAGACCCTATCAGCACTCGTGTTGCTTGCCATGCTGGTGGCACTGCCGGCGCTCGGCAACGCGACACCCTACGCCCCCACCTCTTCCCTGATTCAGAGCTTCGGCTACATATCTGAAAACCCTGTAACCGCCGGGACGAAGCTGTTCGACGTACAGGCGCTCGACAACGGGGCAAAGTTCATCGGCAACATTTACCCGACGACCACCGGCACCTGGGCAGAGATTCGGCTGGGGACAACCGGCGCGTTCGATCTTTCCTCCTATGACTCCTTCATGCTCCAGATCGGCAACTTCAACGAAAACCCCTGGGCATACAACCTCTACCTCACCGGTCAGACGAACGGCGTCGACTACTATGTGCAAAGCGCATGGTCGACAATCAACAACGGCGGCACAGGCACCCTCGCATTCGATTTCACGGGACTCAACGTGGATCTCAGCAAAGTGACGGGAATCGGCTTCAATATCGGCGCAATAGTTCCGCTGCCCGGCCAGGACTACACCTTCGAAACAATCGCCGCCCCCGTGCCCGAACCGGGAACCATCATGCTGCTCGGCGCCGGCCTGGTTGGCGTCGGCCTGTATATCAGACGTAAGAGAGCATAA
- a CDS encoding cytochrome C: MKMRLNGVVTGIVSLVLLVAVVALAKETKDIPFKLKNAAPVIFSHDIHLKKYNNNCRICHIALFDLKKPKRFTMLDMEKGKSCGACHTGMKAFSVADDSQCVRCHKGTARPVTYRMKGAGEAVFSHEVHVPMLEGKCRTCHSNRDITGGRNVTMAQMEKGKSCGACHNDKMAFTVAGNCGKCHKGMTPPKVVNFKMKGVADAAFSHEFHLGMYKCNECHTKLFAYKAGAKRFTMADMDKGKSCGACHNGKDAFSSAGDCGKCHPGLRPAKLTYKTSVGEAYFDHEIHLSMFKCADCHTKVFKYRKGSAPATMADMEKGKSCGVCHNGKDAFSVADDCVKCHNM; this comes from the coding sequence ATGAAAATGCGTCTCAACGGGGTCGTGACGGGTATCGTGTCGCTGGTTCTGCTTGTGGCGGTTGTGGCATTGGCCAAGGAAACCAAGGACATTCCGTTCAAGCTGAAGAACGCCGCGCCGGTCATTTTCAGTCATGACATACACCTGAAAAAGTATAACAACAACTGTCGGATTTGTCACATCGCCCTCTTTGACCTTAAGAAGCCGAAGCGCTTTACCATGCTCGACATGGAGAAGGGCAAATCCTGCGGGGCCTGCCATACGGGCATGAAAGCCTTCAGCGTAGCGGACGACTCCCAGTGCGTGCGCTGCCACAAAGGTACGGCCCGCCCCGTGACCTACCGGATGAAGGGTGCCGGAGAAGCGGTGTTCAGCCACGAAGTCCACGTTCCCATGCTGGAAGGAAAGTGCCGGACCTGCCACTCGAACCGCGACATCACCGGCGGTCGCAACGTGACCATGGCCCAGATGGAAAAGGGCAAATCGTGCGGGGCCTGTCACAACGACAAGATGGCGTTCACCGTGGCCGGCAACTGCGGCAAGTGCCACAAGGGGATGACCCCGCCGAAAGTGGTTAACTTCAAAATGAAGGGCGTGGCGGACGCGGCCTTCAGCCACGAATTCCACCTGGGCATGTACAAGTGCAATGAGTGCCACACCAAGCTCTTCGCCTATAAGGCCGGCGCCAAGCGCTTCACCATGGCCGACATGGACAAGGGCAAGTCCTGCGGCGCCTGCCACAACGGCAAGGACGCTTTCTCTTCCGCCGGCGACTGCGGCAAGTGCCATCCGGGTCTGAGGCCGGCCAAACTCACTTACAAGACCAGCGTGGGTGAAGCCTACTTTGACCACGAAATTCACCTGAGCATGTTCAAGTGCGCCGACTGCCACACCAAGGTCTTCAAATACCGCAAGGGCTCTGCGCCGGCGACCATGGCCGACATGGAGAAGGGCAAATCGTGCGGTGTCTGCCATAACGGCAAGGATGCCTTCAGCGTGGCCGATGACTGTGTGAAGTGCCACAACATGTAA
- a CDS encoding tRNA (adenosine(37)-N6)-dimethylallyltransferase MiaA, with amino-acid sequence MGNQAGSKAQLVIIQGPTASGKSELAVRLAEACGGEVVNADSMQVYRGMDIGTAKPSPGLVARVPHHLYDIVDPDVNFTAADYRREAGRVITEIHGRGRHPILVGGTGLYIRTLSGGLAPSPGGDDAIRAELEEDARREGVAVLHDRLARVDPAAAARLHPNDRVRIVRALEVFLMTGKPLSEFQEEHRFADEPYDCLKFGISVERDVLYRRINERVDRMFAEGFVDEVSGLLKAGYSPDLKAMGAIGYKEVCAYLAGTCSLNEAREFVQRNTRRYAKRQLTWFRKDSAIKWVEYPANFDSISTIVMKFFG; translated from the coding sequence ATGGGCAATCAGGCCGGGTCAAAGGCACAACTCGTCATAATCCAGGGCCCGACTGCGTCGGGCAAGTCAGAGCTTGCGGTGCGGTTGGCGGAAGCCTGCGGCGGGGAAGTGGTGAATGCCGACTCCATGCAGGTCTACCGGGGGATGGACATCGGCACGGCAAAGCCGTCTCCTGGGCTCGTGGCCCGGGTCCCCCACCATCTCTACGATATCGTCGACCCGGACGTGAACTTCACCGCAGCCGACTATCGCCGGGAGGCGGGACGGGTCATCACCGAGATCCACGGCCGGGGAAGGCACCCCATTCTTGTGGGTGGGACGGGGCTCTACATCAGGACCCTTAGTGGCGGGCTCGCCCCATCGCCCGGCGGTGACGATGCGATCCGGGCCGAGTTGGAGGAAGATGCCCGGCGTGAAGGGGTGGCTGTCCTCCACGACCGGCTGGCCCGGGTGGACCCGGCCGCGGCGGCGCGACTCCACCCCAATGATCGGGTCCGGATCGTCAGGGCGCTGGAGGTGTTCCTGATGACCGGGAAGCCGCTTTCTGAGTTCCAGGAGGAGCACCGTTTCGCCGATGAGCCGTATGATTGCCTGAAATTCGGCATTTCCGTGGAGCGTGATGTCCTTTACCGGCGCATCAACGAGCGGGTGGACCGGATGTTCGCGGAAGGCTTTGTGGATGAGGTGAGCGGTCTGCTGAAAGCAGGCTATTCACCGGACCTCAAGGCCATGGGGGCCATCGGCTACAAGGAGGTCTGCGCGTATCTGGCCGGAACCTGTTCGCTGAACGAGGCGCGGGAGTTCGTGCAACGGAATACCCGCCGCTATGCAAAAAGACAATTGACGTGGTTTCGCAAGGATTCTGCAATAAAGTGGGTTGAATATCCGGCCAATTTTGATAGTATCTCTACCATTGTAATGAAATTTTTTGGATGA
- a CDS encoding Crp/Fnr family transcriptional regulator, producing the protein MAHAQEGIKHAEVERILGRLPFFSSLSGEELVSLKATLRKKSFPRNAMILCEEDSNRYMYIVMSGKVKVVRTGSDGRERIYAIHKRGDFFGEMAMLDGKTSPAAVVALEDTTVGLIAKEDFDRYLMSNSKVVERIIEMLCGRLRESWLMLKVLSSSDAEQRVRTVLGHLADMHGVNDARGTIIAMKLTHKEIAGYANLARETVSRLLTSLRKGEEIEILDSHQIVLKPDFRRDDPAAV; encoded by the coding sequence ATGGCGCACGCACAGGAAGGAATCAAACATGCGGAAGTAGAGCGTATTCTCGGTCGCCTTCCTTTCTTTTCGTCGCTATCCGGGGAGGAACTGGTTTCCTTGAAGGCCACGCTCCGAAAAAAGAGCTTTCCCCGGAACGCCATGATTCTTTGCGAAGAAGATTCAAACCGTTATATGTATATTGTAATGTCTGGCAAGGTGAAGGTCGTCCGGACCGGAAGCGACGGCCGGGAAAGGATTTATGCGATTCACAAGCGGGGGGACTTTTTCGGCGAGATGGCCATGCTGGATGGTAAAACGTCCCCGGCGGCGGTTGTGGCGCTCGAGGACACAACCGTGGGGTTGATCGCCAAGGAGGACTTTGACCGGTACCTGATGTCCAACTCCAAGGTTGTTGAGAGAATAATCGAGATGCTCTGCGGACGACTGCGCGAATCATGGCTCATGCTCAAGGTGCTGAGCAGCTCCGATGCCGAGCAGCGGGTACGGACCGTGCTCGGCCACCTTGCCGACATGCACGGCGTGAACGATGCCCGCGGGACCATCATTGCCATGAAGCTTACCCATAAGGAGATTGCGGGGTACGCGAACCTTGCGCGCGAAACGGTGAGCAGGCTCCTTACGTCACTGCGGAAGGGGGAAGAGATAGAAATCCTCGACTCGCACCAGATCGTGCTCAAGCCGGACTTCAGGAGAGATGACCCCGCAGCCGTGTAG
- a CDS encoding CAAX protease — protein sequence MPSNQPSGSAAASFLCSSAAPRVLPFASLMVLIGVEEVLRALTTRGIVPFPPGWFLFLYPVRIIIAGAVLAFCLKRCDELHLSDLRRPLHAAASVATGFAVYVLWVGMDWLLPFQSPPPGFDPTGIGNDALRMSMIIVRLLGAALIIPVLEELFWRSFLLRYLIDKEFETVPIGKLTWPAFFFSTILFGLEHHYIVAGIMAGIAYTLLLRFTGSIVLCILAHAVTNLALGLHVISRQAWHFW from the coding sequence CGCTGCCCCCCGGGTTCTCCCCTTCGCGTCACTCATGGTTCTGATCGGCGTGGAAGAGGTGCTCCGGGCCCTGACGACACGGGGCATCGTGCCCTTTCCCCCCGGATGGTTCCTTTTCCTCTACCCCGTGAGGATAATCATTGCGGGGGCGGTACTTGCCTTCTGCCTGAAGCGCTGTGACGAACTGCACCTGTCGGATCTGCGCCGGCCGCTGCACGCGGCCGCGAGCGTGGCAACCGGCTTTGCGGTCTACGTTCTCTGGGTAGGCATGGACTGGCTCCTGCCGTTCCAGTCCCCTCCCCCCGGCTTTGATCCGACCGGCATCGGCAACGATGCGCTCAGGATGTCGATGATCATCGTCAGGCTACTGGGGGCCGCTCTCATAATCCCCGTACTTGAAGAGCTTTTCTGGCGGTCCTTTCTCCTGCGCTACCTGATCGACAAAGAATTCGAAACCGTACCGATCGGCAAGCTTACCTGGCCGGCATTTTTCTTCTCGACGATCCTGTTCGGATTGGAGCACCACTACATCGTTGCCGGCATCATGGCCGGTATTGCCTACACCCTGCTGCTCAGATTTACCGGAAGCATCGTGCTCTGCATACTCGCCCATGCGGTAACGAACCTGGCGCTCGGCCTCCACGTGATCAGCCGGCAGGCGTGGCACTTCTGGTAA
- a CDS encoding pyridine nucleotide-disulfide oxidoreductase, with the protein MEQQMYDVLIVGGGPAGIACAYLCHRNDLSYLLIEQGKSVFQGIANTYPEGKNVYPSRPKESPEPFLVEELRPPDKPVAVEKYIQYVQHFVQHENLNIRAEVQFEDLKDARDHLIVQTSVGNFTARKVVLAFGSSIPRELSVYGDAKMVAKTLDDPKKYVGARTLVIGGGNTAADVIISILRAKREAGDTQSVYWAHVAEKFDVNKETAQRLGEEILLGGNIRLLPGAIPRIGEVDQEGVDRLVIRVNEFTQPDGIEIYHAMSFPMKSVIACIGSQGPLPIFDKIGVQTIACAEGVCTVAKEGDRLILLNAEFESTRKGVYVIGGAISPSFMKISGGSIQEQKHPNLIYTAINDAFHVVEAVKRKLA; encoded by the coding sequence ATGGAACAGCAGATGTATGACGTCCTCATCGTGGGGGGCGGTCCGGCAGGGATCGCCTGCGCCTACCTGTGTCACAGAAACGATCTCTCCTATCTCCTCATCGAACAGGGAAAGAGTGTTTTTCAGGGAATCGCCAACACCTACCCCGAAGGGAAGAACGTCTACCCGTCTCGGCCCAAGGAGAGCCCCGAACCGTTCCTGGTGGAAGAGCTCCGCCCGCCCGACAAGCCGGTGGCCGTGGAAAAGTACATCCAGTACGTGCAGCACTTTGTCCAGCACGAGAACCTGAATATCCGGGCCGAGGTCCAGTTCGAGGATCTTAAAGACGCCCGCGATCACCTCATCGTCCAGACCTCTGTGGGGAATTTCACCGCCCGCAAGGTGGTCCTGGCCTTCGGCAGCAGCATTCCCCGCGAACTTTCCGTCTACGGCGACGCCAAGATGGTGGCCAAGACCCTGGATGACCCGAAAAAGTACGTGGGGGCCCGGACCCTGGTCATCGGCGGCGGCAACACGGCGGCGGACGTGATCATCTCCATCCTCAGGGCCAAGCGCGAGGCCGGGGACACCCAGTCGGTCTACTGGGCCCATGTGGCGGAAAAATTCGACGTGAACAAGGAGACCGCCCAGCGCCTGGGGGAGGAGATCCTCCTGGGTGGCAACATCAGGCTGCTTCCCGGTGCCATCCCCCGCATCGGCGAGGTGGACCAGGAGGGGGTCGACCGGCTCGTAATCCGGGTGAACGAGTTCACCCAGCCCGACGGCATCGAGATCTACCATGCCATGAGCTTCCCCATGAAGAGCGTCATTGCCTGCATCGGCTCCCAGGGACCGCTTCCCATCTTCGACAAGATCGGGGTCCAGACCATTGCCTGCGCCGAAGGAGTCTGCACCGTGGCCAAAGAGGGGGACCGGCTCATCCTGCTCAACGCCGAGTTCGAGTCGACCCGCAAGGGGGTCTACGTCATCGGCGGCGCCATCTCACCCTCGTTCATGAAGATCAGCGGCGGCAGCATCCAGGAGCAGAAGCATCCCAACCTGATCTACACCGCCATCAACGACGCCTTCCACGTGGTGGAGGCCGTCAAGAGGAAGCTTGCCTGA
- a CDS encoding AI-2E family transporter, translating into MASRTGHSHLPLVDPLKEKLPYILCGLLALAGVLLVWTLGSTFLPVLLALILAYVLNPLVTWLEARRIPRMAAVLLVMTLIVVVTAGAATFFAVSIQKEVARVEINLPAYANRLYDLIPGRAKAYLEIETPDKLYARIDGLVDELRGASLDLVKEALGVVQRAFSSTLGFLLTVAGYFITPVYLYYFLADLPRLREGLMALIPVRARDRAAMLGTEIDGVLSGFVRGQLAVCAILAVLYSIGLVMIGIDLAIVIGSLSGFLFIIPYVGTVFGIVVSMTMAFLKFHDMLHPLLCLGWFAIVQAIEGALITPAVVGNSVGLHPVAAILALFIGGQWFGIFGMLLAVPVAAVIKVLLRHGVEWYRATPFFERP; encoded by the coding sequence GTGGCCTCCCGAACCGGCCATTCTCATCTTCCCCTGGTCGATCCCTTGAAAGAAAAGCTACCCTACATCCTGTGCGGGCTCCTGGCCCTGGCGGGTGTCCTCCTCGTCTGGACCCTGGGCTCGACCTTTCTGCCAGTGCTCCTGGCCCTGATTCTGGCCTACGTGCTGAATCCTCTGGTGACCTGGCTGGAGGCCCGGCGGATCCCGCGCATGGCGGCTGTGCTGCTGGTGATGACCCTCATCGTCGTGGTCACGGCCGGCGCCGCCACGTTCTTCGCCGTCTCCATCCAGAAGGAGGTGGCCCGGGTCGAGATCAACCTGCCCGCCTACGCCAACCGGCTCTACGACCTCATCCCCGGCCGGGCCAAGGCCTATCTTGAGATCGAGACCCCCGACAAGCTCTACGCGCGCATCGATGGCCTTGTGGACGAGTTGCGCGGTGCCTCGCTCGACCTGGTCAAGGAAGCCCTCGGCGTGGTCCAGCGCGCCTTTTCATCGACCCTCGGCTTTCTCCTGACAGTGGCGGGCTATTTCATCACCCCGGTCTATCTCTACTATTTCCTGGCCGACCTGCCCCGGCTCAGGGAAGGGCTCATGGCCCTCATCCCGGTCCGCGCCCGCGACCGGGCCGCCATGCTGGGCACAGAGATCGACGGCGTCCTGTCGGGATTCGTGCGCGGGCAACTGGCGGTCTGTGCCATTCTGGCAGTGCTCTACAGCATCGGTCTGGTCATGATCGGCATTGACCTCGCCATCGTCATCGGCAGCCTGTCGGGGTTCCTCTTCATCATTCCCTACGTGGGGACCGTCTTCGGCATCGTGGTTTCCATGACCATGGCGTTCCTCAAATTCCACGACATGCTCCATCCTCTCCTCTGCCTCGGCTGGTTCGCCATTGTCCAGGCCATCGAGGGGGCGCTCATCACACCGGCCGTGGTTGGCAACAGCGTGGGGCTCCATCCGGTGGCGGCTATCCTCGCCCTCTTCATCGGCGGCCAGTGGTTCGGCATCTTCGGCATGCTCCTGGCGGTCCCCGTGGCTGCTGTCATCAAGGTGCTGCTCCGGCATGGCGTTGAGTGGTACCGGGCCACTCCGTTCTTCGAGCGGCCATGA
- a CDS encoding DNA mismatch repair protein MutL yields the protein MPHRIRILSEILTNKIAAGEVVERPASVVKELVENALDAGCGEIIVEIEGGGRRLIRITDDGCGMSREDALMALERHATSKIATDDDLFSLATLGFRGEALPSVASVSRFTLATRERGSIEGTEIYAEGGKIREVKACGMAEGSVVSVRNLFFNTPARLKFMKSVETEGGHVADLVTRLALSRPEVRFTCVSDGKTLFRALDGTLRDRVAALLGKTVAAALHPVELATEGVRVTGLVARPDVSRSAASHLYTYINGRFIRDRVVQHAVLQAYRNFLERGRYPVVVLFIEVSPGEVDVNVHPTKHEVRFRQQGIVHDVIQGAVEETLRLTPWIRRSESPVVAPPAAPRPQQSVQGTGARQVEEVRELLENYRPAVAPHRPLFTPQPAPQQDREPPLPDSGSRLPDDTAVRRHRGYFSSLAVIGQYNASYILCQDGTDMVIIDQHAAHERVAFERLKTQFAAGGVEGQGLLFPETVELSHRESAVVREHGGGLGRLGFDLEDFGGTTWIVKGIPRLLAGTDYLRLLRDTLEELQSLGASRSIADAVEDILARVACHSVVRGEHPLTTGEIEALFAQMDATDFSTNCPHGRPVLQRLTLGEVEKMFKRV from the coding sequence ATGCCCCACCGGATCAGGATACTGTCCGAGATACTCACCAACAAGATCGCTGCCGGCGAGGTGGTGGAACGCCCCGCGTCGGTGGTGAAGGAACTGGTGGAGAACGCCCTGGATGCCGGCTGCGGCGAGATCATCGTGGAGATCGAGGGGGGAGGGCGGCGCCTCATCCGGATCACCGACGACGGCTGCGGCATGTCGCGGGAAGACGCCCTCATGGCCCTGGAGCGCCACGCCACCAGCAAGATCGCCACGGATGACGACCTGTTCTCCCTGGCCACGCTCGGCTTCCGCGGAGAGGCGCTCCCCTCCGTGGCCTCGGTCTCCCGCTTCACCCTCGCCACCCGCGAGCGGGGGAGCATCGAAGGAACCGAGATCTACGCCGAAGGGGGAAAGATCCGCGAGGTGAAGGCCTGCGGCATGGCCGAGGGGAGCGTGGTCTCGGTCCGCAATCTCTTCTTCAATACCCCGGCCCGTCTCAAGTTCATGAAGAGTGTCGAGACCGAGGGGGGCCACGTGGCAGATCTGGTCACCCGGCTGGCCCTTTCCCGCCCAGAGGTTCGCTTTACCTGCGTGAGCGACGGCAAGACACTGTTCCGGGCCCTGGACGGCACCCTGAGGGACCGGGTGGCCGCACTTCTGGGCAAGACCGTGGCTGCGGCCCTCCACCCCGTTGAGCTGGCCACCGAGGGGGTGCGGGTGACCGGACTCGTGGCCCGCCCGGATGTGAGCCGTTCCGCGGCATCGCACCTCTACACCTACATCAATGGTCGCTTCATCCGCGACCGCGTCGTGCAGCACGCCGTGCTCCAGGCCTATCGCAACTTCCTGGAGCGGGGCCGCTACCCGGTGGTGGTTCTCTTTATCGAGGTGTCTCCCGGCGAAGTGGACGTGAACGTCCACCCCACCAAGCACGAGGTCCGCTTCAGGCAGCAGGGGATCGTGCACGATGTGATCCAGGGCGCCGTGGAGGAGACGCTCCGGCTCACGCCCTGGATCCGCCGCTCCGAGTCACCCGTTGTTGCGCCGCCGGCGGCGCCCCGGCCTCAGCAATCCGTTCAGGGCACGGGTGCGCGTCAGGTGGAGGAGGTGCGGGAACTTCTGGAAAACTACCGACCCGCCGTGGCTCCCCATCGGCCGCTTTTTACGCCGCAACCCGCACCGCAGCAGGATCGGGAGCCGCCTTTGCCCGATTCCGGCAGCCGGCTGCCGGACGACACGGCCGTGCGTCGTCACCGGGGCTATTTCTCTTCCCTGGCCGTCATCGGCCAGTACAATGCATCCTACATCCTGTGCCAGGATGGCACAGACATGGTCATCATCGACCAGCATGCGGCCCACGAGCGGGTCGCCTTCGAACGCCTCAAGACGCAGTTCGCTGCCGGCGGGGTCGAGGGGCAGGGGCTTCTTTTCCCCGAAACCGTGGAGCTGTCTCACCGGGAATCGGCGGTGGTGCGGGAACACGGCGGCGGCCTGGGGCGGCTCGGTTTCGATCTGGAGGATTTCGGCGGCACCACCTGGATCGTAAAGGGGATTCCGCGCCTGCTGGCAGGCACCGACTACCTGCGTCTGCTGCGCGACACCCTTGAGGAGCTCCAGTCCCTCGGGGCCAGTCGCAGCATCGCCGATGCCGTGGAGGATATCCTGGCCCGCGTCGCCTGCCACAGCGTTGTGCGGGGCGAGCATCCCCTGACCACCGGCGAGATCGAGGCCCTCTTCGCCCAGATGGACGCAACCGACTTTTCCACCAACTGCCCCCATGGCAGGCCCGTTCTCCAGCGGCTCACCCTGGGGGAGGTGGAGAAGATGTTCAAGAGAGTGTGA